A section of the Phacochoerus africanus isolate WHEZ1 chromosome 4, ROS_Pafr_v1, whole genome shotgun sequence genome encodes:
- the LOC125125425 gene encoding olfactory receptor 56-like encodes MEIWLNQSSTDDFVLLGIFSHGPTDLVLFSAVMIVFTVALCGNILLMFLIYVDPRLHIPMYFFLSQLSLMDLILICDIVPKMAVNFLSGKKSISFVGCGIQTGFFISLVGSEGLLLGLMAYDRYVAITHPLHYPILMSQQICLQIVGSSWAFGIIDGFTQMVVVMTFPYCGLREVDHFFCEMLSLLKLACIDTSIFENMIFVCCVIMLFLPFSIIVASYARILKAVLHMRSAQAGKKALATCSSHLTAVSLFYGAAMFIYLRPRRYRAPSHDKVVSIFYTVLTPMLNPLIYSLRNREVMGALRKGLYHCSTVNQY; translated from the coding sequence ATGGAGATATGGTTGAACCAATCATCCACAGATGACTTTGTCCTCCTGGGCATCTTTTCCCACGGTCCCACTGACCTTGTTCTTTTCTCTGCAGTCATGATAGTCTTCACGGTGGCCCTCTGTGGGAATATCCTCCTCATGTTCCTCATCTACGTAGATCCTCGACTCCACatacccatgtacttcttcctcagtcaGCTCTCCCTCATGGACCTCATATTGATCTGTGACATTGTGCCAAAGATGGCAGTCAACTTCCTCTCTGGAAAGAAGTCTATCTCTTTTGTGGGTTGTGGTATACAAACTGGCTTTTTCATCTCTCTCGTGGGATCTGAAGGGCTCTTGCTGGGACTCATGGcttatgaccgctatgtggccattaCCCACCCACTTCACTATCCCATCCTCATGAGTCAGCAGATCTGTCTCCAGATTGTTGGGAGCTCCTGGGCCTTTGGGATCATAGATGGTTTCACGCAGATGGTGGTAGTAATGACCTTTCCTTACTGTGGGTTGAGGGAGGTGGACCACTTCTTTTGTGAGATGTTATCTTTGTTGAAGCTGGCCTGTATAGACACATCCATTTTTGAGAACATGATATTTGTTTGCTGTGTCATCATGttgtttcttcccttctccatcATCGTGGCCTCCTATGCTCGCATCCTGAAGGCTGTGCTCCACATGCGCTCTGCTCAGGCTGGTAAAAAGGCTCtggccacctgctcctcccaccttACAGCTGTGTCCCTCTTCTATGGGGCAGCCATGTTCATCTACCTGAGACCTAGGCGCTACCGAGCCCCAAGCCATGACAAGGTGGTCTCTATCTTCTACACGGTCCTTACTCCAATGCTCAACCCTCTCATTTATAGCTTGAGGAACCGGGAGGTAATGGGAGCCCTGAGGAAGGGGCTGTATCATTGCAGTACTGTCAACCAGTACTGA